From the genome of Miscanthus floridulus cultivar M001 chromosome 10, ASM1932011v1, whole genome shotgun sequence, one region includes:
- the LOC136485767 gene encoding vacuolar protein sorting-associated protein 2 homolog 1-like, producing MSFIFGKKKTPAELLRENKRMLDKSIREIERERQGLQTQEKKLINEIKKVAKQGQMGAVKIMAKDLIRTRHQITKFYALKSQLQGVSLRIQTLKSTQAMGEAMKGVTKAMGQMNRQMNLPALQKIMREFEMQNEKMEMVSEVMNDAIDDALDGDEEEEETEELVNQVLDEIGIDVNSELVKAPATAVAKPVAAGKVPAQAEAAGGPDGGIDDDLQARLDNLRKM from the exons atgAGCTTCATCTTCGGCAAGAAGAAGACCCCAGCCG AGCTGCTGCGGGAGAACAAGCGGATGCTGGACAAGTCCATCAGGGAGATTGAGAGGGAGAGGCAGGGCCTGCAGACCCAGGAGAAGAAGCTCATCAACGAGATCAAGAAGGTGGCCAAGCAGGGACAGATG GGAGCTGTGAAAATTATGGCTAAGGACCTTATCCGCACAAGACACCAAATCACAAAATTTTATGCCCTCAAGTCCCAACTACAAGGTGTATCTCTTCGTATTCAG ACTCTGAAATCAACACAAGCAATGGGTGAAGCCATGAAGGGTGTGACAAAAGCCATGGGACAAATGAACAGACAGATGAACCTGCCTGCCCTTCAGAAGATAATGCGGGAGTTTGAGATGCAAAATGAGAAGATGGAGATGGTTAGTGAAGTGATGAACGATGCCATTGATGATGCCTTGGATGgtgacgaggaggaggaagaaacagaggagcttgtcaaccaagtccttgacgaaaTTGGCATTGATGTCAACTCAGAG CTTGTCAAGGCTCCTGCGACTGCAGTTGCTAAGCCCGTCGCAGCGGGGAAAGTTCCTGCACAAGCTGAAGCTGCAGGTGGGCCAGATGGTGGCATAGATGACGACCTGCAGGCGCGGCTTGACAACCTAAGGAAGATGTGA